Proteins from a genomic interval of Clostridium cochlearium:
- a CDS encoding GerAB/ArcD/ProY family transporter: MIKLKEKNIVSSYGLFVTLVVTIIGVNVFSIPRDLTTIVGVDGWISIIIGGVITYISAYLIYKCIEKSDYKDCYHMFQDSFGKIIGNIIGFSIVIYSLLFISIALRTFTEEIKMYLLQDTPTEFIFTVMILSGIYLIRAELEHLIRFNEISFWLMFIPIIFVLLVSIYDVDFTNLLPIFKNEPSSYFKGSINVFYRFGGIGILFMIIPILKNKNKAPKVIKKSILFTSVFYVVIFVLSIGTFGEEQSKMLLWPTITMISSINIPGSFIQKWEGIVMAIWIMFYYTSFINYYYLSSDVLKNILKLDDIKLSSAILVPFIYIFALYPENIAQLGEKTQKLIPTMFIINMIIVPILIIIASHVKKGGKNKIE; encoded by the coding sequence GTGATAAAATTGAAAGAAAAAAATATAGTATCTTCCTATGGGTTGTTTGTAACTTTAGTAGTAACAATTATAGGAGTAAATGTATTTTCTATTCCTAGAGATCTTACTACTATAGTTGGAGTAGATGGCTGGATTTCAATAATAATTGGAGGAGTTATAACATATATATCAGCATATTTAATATATAAATGTATAGAAAAGAGTGATTATAAAGATTGTTACCATATGTTTCAAGATTCCTTTGGTAAAATTATAGGAAATATTATAGGATTTAGTATTGTAATATATAGTTTATTATTTATATCTATAGCTTTAAGGACATTTACTGAAGAAATTAAAATGTACCTTTTACAAGATACTCCTACGGAATTTATATTCACAGTAATGATATTATCAGGAATATACTTAATAAGAGCTGAATTAGAGCATTTAATAAGGTTTAATGAGATTAGTTTTTGGCTTATGTTTATTCCTATTATTTTTGTTCTTTTAGTATCTATATATGATGTGGATTTTACAAATTTATTGCCTATTTTTAAAAATGAACCCTCATCATATTTTAAAGGGTCTATAAATGTTTTTTATAGATTTGGAGGAATCGGAATATTATTCATGATAATACCGATTCTAAAAAATAAAAATAAAGCACCAAAAGTTATTAAAAAGAGTATACTATTTACTTCTGTATTTTATGTTGTAATTTTTGTATTATCAATAGGTACCTTTGGAGAAGAACAGTCTAAAATGCTATTATGGCCTACTATAACTATGATAAGTTCTATAAATATACCAGGATCCTTTATACAAAAGTGGGAAGGAATAGTTATGGCTATTTGGATAATGTTTTATTATACAAGTTTTATAAATTATTATTATCTTTCTTCAGATGTATTAAAAAATATTTTGAAGTTAGATGATATAAAATTATCTTCAGCAATTTTAGTTCCTTTTATCTACATATTTGCTTTATATCCTGAAAATATAGCTCAATTAGGTGAAAAAACTCAAAAACTTATTCCAACCATGTTTATAATTAACATGATAATTGTTCCTATTCTTATAATAATTGCAAGTCATGTGAAGAAAGGAGGAAAAAATAAAATTGAATAA
- a CDS encoding CLC_0170 family protein, with amino-acid sequence MDIIRLFNIYFVILSLIQGFLLLTIDYNSFKEKGLIKTSKKCRRIAFTMIILSIVLYVGNKIFYKY; translated from the coding sequence GTGGATATTATAAGGTTATTTAATATATACTTTGTGATTCTATCGTTAATACAAGGATTTTTACTTTTAACAATTGACTATAATAGCTTCAAAGAGAAGGGGCTGATAAAGACTTCAAAGAAGTGTAGAAGAATAGCCTTTACAATGATAATTTTAAGTATAGTTTTATATGTAGGAAATAAAATATTTTATAAATATTAA
- the ispE gene encoding 4-(cytidine 5'-diphospho)-2-C-methyl-D-erythritol kinase translates to MKIKAYAKINLSLDVVGVREDGYHLLEMVMQTIDLYDTVHLNIKNNGIKINSNNLNIPLDNRNLAYKAAKIFKDTFNIKEGADIYIEKNIPIEAGLAGGSSDAAAVLRGLRDIFLPNLSNEELAKIGVKIGADVPYCIYGGTALCEGIGEKITQLNSFKDQYLVLVKPDFGISTKDVYNSIDKKQIINHPNTKEIVRAVNENNLKMLCDNMINVLEIVTLDEIDDLKSIKEALLKYGAMGVQMTGSGPTIFGFFSCEDAAKECYEKIKTRYSEVYINKTI, encoded by the coding sequence ATGAAAATAAAAGCCTATGCAAAGATTAATTTATCATTAGATGTAGTTGGTGTAAGAGAAGATGGATATCATCTTTTAGAAATGGTTATGCAAACTATTGATTTATATGATACAGTACATCTAAATATTAAAAATAATGGGATAAAAATTAACAGTAATAATTTAAATATACCTTTAGATAACAGAAATTTAGCATATAAAGCAGCTAAGATATTTAAGGACACTTTTAATATAAAAGAGGGAGCAGATATATACATAGAAAAAAATATACCTATAGAAGCAGGATTGGCAGGGGGAAGTAGTGATGCAGCGGCAGTTTTGAGAGGGTTGAGAGATATATTTCTTCCTAATTTAAGTAATGAAGAACTTGCTAAAATAGGAGTGAAGATAGGTGCAGATGTACCTTATTGTATTTATGGAGGAACTGCACTTTGTGAAGGAATAGGAGAAAAAATAACTCAACTTAATTCTTTTAAGGATCAATATTTAGTATTAGTTAAACCTGATTTTGGAATAAGTACTAAAGATGTTTATAATAGTATAGATAAAAAACAAATAATAAATCATCCCAATACCAAGGAAATTGTAAGAGCTGTAAATGAAAATAATTTGAAGATGTTATGTGATAACATGATAAATGTATTGGAAATAGTAACTTTAGATGAAATAGATGATTTAAAATCAATAAAAGAAGCATTATTAAAATATGGAGCTATGGGAGTACAAATGACAGGAAGTGGCCCTACTATATTTGGTTTTTTCTCTTGTGAAGATGCTGCTAAAGAATGTTACGAGAAAATAAAAACCAGATATAGCGAAGTGTATATAAATAAAACAATATAA
- a CDS encoding DUF3794 and LysM peptidoglycan-binding domain-containing protein — MAIDVIKESIECEQLLGENFSDNIIKAEYVIPDTHPDVIKILTVEVRPKVNNKEVMKDKVYLEGDLEYNVIYLAKEEETMNVFNVSYTGDFSNYVEVKGADYGMDCECEAYVEHMDCNIINERKIGIEGVVKLKAEVYKKYNFEIIKDVEESEDIQMLKNPMEIDKIVNSIETDIIGKGVIEVPNNYPEVDNILNWNINIQDRVVNVYDDKVSIEGKAIINLIYKGKDTRDVFAMEKIIDFDKDLDVENAAPFMRNYSDFYVEGLEVDIKDNDIGEKRVIDLETLVKVNIKLVYKEDMNIIEDAYSPSIFMEMKKESYELNVTHGEGQEEIIVKDDIEIEDSDLRPKEILSCIGNTSITDKRIVEDKVIIDGVLNVNVLYKTNNKDNYIESVSEEIPFSCTVDIPGSKIQMESVAKCILDSIEANIEGGNIAIRAIVKGYAKVNYISNKEFLVDIECIEGELPKKKASITIYVVQNGDTLWKIAKRYYTTIENIININELENPDTIKPGDKLIIPGRAYI; from the coding sequence ATGGCTATAGATGTTATTAAAGAAAGCATAGAATGTGAACAGCTTTTAGGAGAGAATTTTTCTGATAACATTATAAAAGCAGAATATGTTATACCAGATACTCATCCAGATGTTATTAAAATATTAACAGTAGAAGTAAGACCAAAAGTTAACAATAAAGAAGTAATGAAAGATAAAGTGTATCTAGAAGGAGATCTTGAATATAATGTGATCTATCTTGCTAAAGAGGAAGAGACCATGAATGTATTTAATGTTAGCTATACAGGTGATTTTTCAAATTATGTAGAGGTTAAAGGTGCAGACTATGGCATGGATTGTGAGTGTGAAGCTTATGTTGAACATATGGATTGTAATATAATAAATGAAAGAAAAATTGGAATAGAGGGCGTTGTAAAATTAAAGGCTGAAGTTTATAAAAAATATAATTTTGAAATAATAAAGGATGTAGAGGAATCAGAAGACATACAGATGCTTAAAAACCCCATGGAAATAGATAAGATTGTAAATAGCATAGAAACAGACATAATAGGTAAAGGAGTTATAGAAGTACCTAATAATTATCCAGAAGTAGATAATATATTAAATTGGAATATAAATATACAAGACAGAGTAGTAAATGTATATGATGATAAGGTATCTATCGAAGGAAAAGCAATAATAAATTTAATATATAAGGGAAAAGATACAAGAGATGTATTTGCAATGGAAAAAATTATAGATTTTGATAAAGATTTAGATGTGGAAAATGCAGCGCCTTTTATGAGGAATTATTCAGATTTTTACGTAGAAGGATTAGAAGTTGATATAAAAGATAATGATATAGGAGAAAAAAGAGTTATTGATTTAGAAACCCTTGTAAAAGTAAATATAAAACTTGTTTACAAAGAAGATATGAATATAATAGAAGATGCCTATTCACCTTCTATATTCATGGAAATGAAAAAAGAAAGTTATGAATTAAATGTAACTCATGGAGAGGGACAAGAAGAGATAATTGTTAAAGATGATATAGAGATAGAGGATAGTGACTTAAGACCTAAAGAAATACTTAGTTGTATTGGGAATACATCTATAACAGATAAAAGAATAGTAGAAGATAAAGTTATTATTGATGGGGTTCTTAATGTAAATGTCCTATACAAAACAAATAATAAAGATAATTATATAGAAAGTGTTTCAGAAGAAATACCTTTTAGTTGTACGGTAGATATTCCTGGATCTAAGATTCAGATGGAAAGTGTAGCTAAATGTATTTTAGATAGTATAGAAGCTAATATAGAGGGTGGAAATATAGCAATAAGGGCTATAGTAAAGGGATATGCAAAGGTTAATTATATTTCTAATAAAGAATTTTTGGTAGATATAGAATGTATAGAAGGAGAGCTTCCTAAGAAGAAAGCTAGTATTACAATATATGTAGTACAAAATGGTGATACATTGTGGAAGATAGCTAAACGATATTATACAACTATTGAGAATATAATAAATATAAACGAATTAGAGAATCCTGATACTATAAAACCAGGTGATAAATTAATAATCCCAGGAAGAGCATATATTTAA
- a CDS encoding cyanophycinase — protein sequence MEEKLYGNLIIIGGAEDKKRDKFILKEISNYIKNDKNHLVIAAIASEIPEELGTEYKNIFEELGIGKVSILEVKERKDALKLENINLINSATAVFFTGGDQLRITSMIGGTPLYKAIHKSYKNGCIYIGTSAGASVMSDTMIVSGLNDESPRKYTIKMAPGLGLIKDVIIDQHFAQRGRIGRLLTAIAQNPQIIGIGIDEDTAIIVNDKAKFRVIGSGAVYILDGSEITKSDVSEQKPEEVLSIFNIRMHVLKKDDKFDLSRRIL from the coding sequence ATGGAAGAAAAATTATATGGAAATTTAATAATAATAGGTGGAGCAGAAGATAAAAAAAGAGATAAATTTATATTAAAGGAAATAAGCAATTATATAAAAAATGACAAAAATCATTTAGTTATAGCAGCTATAGCATCAGAAATACCAGAAGAGCTTGGCACAGAATATAAAAATATTTTTGAAGAATTAGGTATAGGTAAGGTATCTATACTTGAAGTAAAAGAGAGAAAGGATGCTTTAAAACTAGAAAATATAAACCTTATAAATAGTGCAACAGCAGTATTTTTTACTGGTGGAGATCAGCTAAGGATAACTAGTATGATAGGTGGAACTCCTCTGTATAAAGCAATTCACAAAAGTTATAAAAATGGATGTATATATATAGGAACATCAGCAGGAGCATCTGTAATGAGTGATACTATGATTGTAAGTGGACTTAATGATGAATCACCAAGAAAATATACTATTAAAATGGCACCAGGGTTAGGGCTTATTAAAGATGTAATAATTGATCAGCATTTTGCTCAGAGAGGTAGAATAGGTAGATTACTTACTGCCATAGCTCAAAATCCCCAAATTATAGGTATAGGAATAGATGAGGATACAGCTATCATAGTAAATGATAAAGCAAAATTTAGGGTAATAGGTTCAGGAGCGGTATATATACTAGATGGGAGTGAAATAACTAAAAGTGATGTATCAGAACAAAAACCAGAGGAGGTTTTATCTATATTTAATATAAGAATGCATGTATTAAAAAAAGATGATAAATTCGATTTGAGTAGGAGGATACTTTAA
- the cphA gene encoding cyanophycin synthetase — protein sequence MKALNYKYFSGRNIYSHRPCIKMEVDLEGFKDIPSKDICGFNDKILELLPGLKKHRCGIDEDMGFVKRLEEGTFLAHICEHIIIELQNILGIEVSYGKAREIEGDNYYIVYECKYKNTAIEAGNIAIKIINSIITKNELRLESELNKLNNIFNREKLGPSTYSIVNAAKKNNIPFIRIGEKSIFQLGYGKTSKIIEATIGNDTKCISVDIACDKYLTKEILKNQCIATPLGGIINNPMDMLIKANKIGYPVVIKPRYGNQGKGVFANLKSEEELIHAYKILSKKYKDIIIEKHIEGKDYRICLVDYKVVAASERIPPYIIGDGKSTIKDLVQELNKDPKRGEGHEKPLTRIKIDLNLINNISKMGFNINSVPKKGERVFLRENANLSTGGIAIDCTDLICDKNIKVFERASKAIGLDICGIDVCCTDISKPIDGAIIEINAAPGIRMHEFPYRGKRRDVSGAIVNMIFKDIRHQVPLISVTGTNGKTTTTRLIAHIFQLAGYKTGFTSTGGIYIDGNIIDKGDTTGYNSALTLLTNKEVEAIVLETARGGIIKKGLAYDLADVGVITNITSDHLGLNGINTLEDLAYVKSLVGEAVKDDGYVVLNADDEMSMKIINRIKSNLILFSKDKNNKFIRKYLNKGCIAIYVHENSIYIEKDNKINSLISIDNIKITLKGKLDYNIENAMAACAVGIAMGINPIYIRKAMEGFKLDENYIPGRFNVYSFKGRTIILDYGHNSEGYNAVIKGAKKLKYNRLIGIIGAPGDRNDEHLVKLGNISGENFDYIYIKEDKNNRTRKKGEVAELLNKGVLDAGFKEDNIKIILEEEKALKEAINCSKEGDLIIMFFEEFEPLLNIVKKEIRDEKNKQNSSKEALA from the coding sequence ATGAAAGCATTAAATTATAAATATTTTTCAGGCAGAAATATATATTCCCATAGACCTTGTATAAAGATGGAAGTTGATTTAGAAGGATTTAAAGATATACCAAGTAAGGATATATGTGGATTTAATGATAAAATATTAGAACTGTTACCAGGATTAAAAAAACATAGATGTGGAATAGACGAAGATATGGGATTTGTAAAAAGACTAGAAGAAGGAACTTTTTTAGCACATATATGTGAGCATATAATAATAGAATTACAAAATATATTGGGAATAGAGGTGAGCTATGGAAAAGCTAGAGAGATAGAAGGAGATAATTATTATATAGTATATGAATGTAAATATAAGAACACAGCTATAGAAGCAGGAAATATAGCTATAAAAATAATAAATTCTATAATAACCAAAAATGAACTTAGATTAGAATCAGAATTAAATAAACTCAACAATATATTTAATAGAGAAAAGCTAGGGCCTAGTACATATTCTATTGTAAACGCAGCTAAAAAAAATAATATACCATTTATAAGAATAGGAGAAAAAAGCATATTTCAATTAGGATATGGAAAGACTTCTAAAATTATAGAAGCTACTATAGGAAATGATACAAAGTGTATATCTGTAGATATAGCATGCGATAAATACCTAACCAAGGAAATTTTAAAAAATCAATGTATAGCTACGCCATTAGGAGGAATTATAAACAACCCTATGGATATGCTTATAAAAGCAAATAAAATAGGCTATCCTGTAGTTATAAAACCTAGGTATGGGAATCAGGGCAAGGGAGTATTTGCCAACTTAAAAAGTGAAGAAGAACTTATACATGCATATAAAATATTATCAAAAAAATATAAAGATATAATTATAGAAAAACATATAGAAGGGAAAGATTATAGAATTTGTTTGGTAGATTATAAGGTGGTAGCTGCTTCAGAAAGGATACCTCCATATATAATAGGAGATGGCAAAAGCACAATAAAAGATCTTGTGCAGGAATTAAATAAGGACCCAAAAAGAGGAGAGGGACATGAAAAACCTTTAACTAGAATAAAAATAGATTTAAATCTCATTAATAATATTAGCAAAATGGGATTTAACATAAATTCTGTGCCTAAAAAAGGTGAAAGAGTATTTTTAAGAGAAAATGCTAATTTATCTACTGGAGGAATTGCTATTGATTGTACGGATTTAATATGCGATAAAAACATTAAAGTTTTTGAAAGAGCCTCTAAAGCAATAGGTTTGGATATTTGCGGTATAGATGTTTGCTGCACTGATATATCTAAACCCATTGATGGTGCAATTATTGAAATTAATGCAGCACCAGGTATAAGGATGCATGAATTTCCTTATAGAGGTAAAAGAAGGGATGTATCAGGGGCTATAGTTAATATGATATTTAAAGATATAAGGCATCAGGTGCCATTAATATCTGTAACAGGAACTAATGGTAAGACTACAACAACTAGATTAATCGCTCATATTTTCCAACTAGCAGGCTATAAAACAGGATTTACTAGCACTGGAGGTATATATATAGATGGAAATATAATCGATAAAGGGGACACCACAGGTTACAATAGTGCATTAACACTACTTACTAATAAAGAGGTAGAAGCCATAGTTTTAGAGACAGCTAGAGGTGGTATTATAAAAAAAGGATTAGCTTATGATTTAGCTGATGTAGGAGTAATTACTAATATAACCTCTGATCACCTAGGACTAAATGGTATAAATACTTTAGAAGATTTGGCCTATGTTAAATCTCTTGTAGGAGAGGCAGTAAAAGATGATGGATATGTAGTGCTAAATGCAGATGATGAAATGAGTATGAAAATAATAAATAGAATAAAAAGTAATCTTATATTATTTTCTAAAGATAAAAATAATAAATTTATAAGAAAGTATCTTAATAAAGGATGTATTGCTATATATGTTCATGAAAATTCCATATACATAGAAAAAGATAATAAAATAAATTCATTAATTAGTATAGATAATATAAAAATAACATTAAAAGGAAAATTAGATTATAATATTGAAAATGCCATGGCAGCATGTGCAGTAGGTATAGCTATGGGCATTAATCCTATTTATATAAGAAAAGCTATGGAAGGTTTTAAATTAGATGAAAATTATATACCGGGAAGATTTAATGTATATAGTTTTAAAGGTAGAACAATAATTTTGGATTATGGACACAATTCAGAGGGATATAATGCGGTTATTAAGGGTGCTAAAAAATTAAAATATAATAGATTAATTGGAATAATAGGAGCACCAGGAGACAGAAATGATGAACATTTAGTCAAATTGGGAAATATAAGCGGTGAAAACTTTGATTATATATACATTAAGGAAGATAAAAATAATAGAACAAGAAAGAAGGGGGAAGTAGCAGAGTTATTAAATAAAGGTGTATTAGATGCGGGATTTAAGGAAGATAATATAAAAATTATTTTGGAAGAAGAAAAGGCGTTAAAAGAAGCTATAAATTGCAGTAAAGAAGGAGATTTAATTATTATGTTCTTTGAAGAATTTGAACCACTTTTAAATATAGTAAAAAAAGAGATTAGGGATGAAAAGAATAAACAAAATTCATCTAAAGAAGCATTGGCATAA
- a CDS encoding spore germination protein, which yields MVTHIKDEINKELEENLSYLKKIFEDNSDVIFREFYIGEIKSLIIYIDGMADKNLLNDFVLENLMDRDRSLKEGDFNKETLKNKFLTVSDLNEIDSLKKGIDSMLSGDTLMLVNGLDIAYVLSTRFWPTRGVTEPSGETVLRGSRDGFTETIRFNTALVRRRIRDTELKIVPKSLGTRSKTDIAIMYISDIANEGIVEEVFKRLDKIDIDAILDSGYIEQLIEDNQWSIFPQTQSTEKPDVVAASLYEGRVAILVDNSPFAIIVPATLPSLFQSPDDYYQRWIYGSILRILRIISLFLSVLLPSLYVATTSFHTSIIPTRLAYFIASSREGVPFPAFVEAIIMEISLALLMESVVRLPKAIGATIGIVGGLIIGQAAVSAGIVSPIMIIIVSLTAITSFTTPNYEMNSAFRIVRFILIILASIMGLYGIVIGLIVLLVHMIKLKSFGLGYLLPIVNSSKSDFKDLYVRFPLKYFKRRPHYLDTKDKVRQK from the coding sequence ATGGTAACTCACATAAAAGATGAGATAAATAAAGAGTTAGAAGAAAACTTAAGTTATTTGAAAAAGATTTTTGAAGATAATTCAGATGTAATATTTAGGGAATTTTATATAGGGGAAATTAAAAGTTTGATTATATATATAGATGGTATGGCAGATAAAAATTTATTAAATGATTTTGTGTTGGAAAATTTAATGGACAGAGATAGGTCATTGAAAGAAGGTGACTTTAATAAAGAAACATTAAAAAATAAATTTCTAACAGTATCTGATTTAAATGAAATAGATAGCCTTAAAAAAGGTATAGACTCTATGCTATCTGGAGATACTCTTATGCTAGTAAATGGTTTAGATATTGCCTATGTATTATCTACAAGATTTTGGCCGACAAGGGGGGTAACAGAACCATCAGGAGAAACTGTATTAAGGGGATCTAGGGATGGATTTACAGAAACTATAAGATTTAATACGGCATTAGTTAGAAGAAGGATACGAGATACAGAATTGAAAATAGTACCTAAGAGTTTAGGAACTAGGTCAAAGACAGATATAGCAATTATGTATATAAGTGATATAGCCAATGAAGGAATAGTAGAGGAAGTTTTTAAAAGATTAGACAAAATAGATATTGATGCAATTTTAGATAGTGGATATATAGAACAATTAATAGAAGATAATCAATGGTCAATTTTCCCACAAACACAAAGTACAGAAAAGCCAGATGTGGTAGCTGCAAGTTTGTATGAAGGAAGGGTAGCTATATTAGTAGATAACTCCCCTTTTGCTATTATTGTTCCAGCAACATTGCCTAGTTTATTTCAATCTCCAGATGATTATTATCAAAGATGGATATATGGATCTATATTAAGGATATTAAGGATAATTTCTCTTTTTTTATCTGTGTTATTACCTTCATTGTATGTGGCCACAACATCTTTTCATACATCCATAATACCCACAAGATTAGCTTATTTTATAGCATCTTCTAGAGAAGGAGTACCATTTCCAGCATTTGTAGAAGCTATAATAATGGAAATAAGTTTAGCGTTACTGATGGAATCGGTAGTAAGACTACCAAAGGCTATAGGGGCAACTATAGGCATAGTGGGAGGACTTATAATAGGGCAAGCAGCAGTTAGTGCAGGCATAGTAAGTCCAATAATGATAATAATAGTGTCATTAACAGCAATCACTAGTTTTACAACTCCTAATTATGAGATGAACTCGGCATTTAGAATAGTAAGATTCATTTTAATAATACTTGCGTCTATTATGGGGTTATATGGAATAGTCATAGGACTTATAGTTCTTTTAGTACACATGATAAAATTAAAGAGTTTTGGATTAGGGTATTTGCTTCCTATAGTGAACTCATCAAAATCGGATTTTAAAGATTTGTATGTTAGATTTCCACTAAAGTATTTTAAAAGGAGACCTCATTATTTAGATACGAAAGATAAAGTTAGGCAAAAGTAA